From one Streptococcus pneumoniae genomic stretch:
- a CDS encoding lysozyme family protein has protein sequence MFKLIRKVVMLLLVLFVGYKLLETHKNVKQVMTYQTMVREVLDEQDTAANEELVLAMIYTETKGKSLDVMQSSESATGEKNTIRDNKESIQQGVQTLTDNLMVAEEKQVDVWTAVQAYNFGSAYIDYIAEHGGENTLDLAKEYSREVVAPSLGNVTGKTYFYAHPIALFHGSELYINGGNYYYSRQVRFNLYLIRLLGWF, from the coding sequence ATGTTTAAATTGATAAGAAAAGTCGTGATGCTTCTCCTCGTCCTTTTTGTGGGCTATAAACTTTTAGAAACCCATAAAAATGTCAAACAGGTCATGACCTATCAGACCATGGTCCGAGAAGTGCTAGACGAACAAGATACAGCTGCAAATGAGGAGCTGGTACTGGCTATGATTTATACTGAAACCAAGGGGAAATCCCTTGATGTCATGCAGTCCAGCGAGAGTGCGACTGGAGAGAAAAATACCATTCGTGACAATAAAGAGAGTATTCAGCAAGGGGTGCAAACCTTGACGGATAATCTGATGGTAGCAGAAGAAAAGCAGGTGGATGTATGGACAGCTGTGCAAGCCTATAATTTTGGCTCTGCTTATATTGATTATATCGCTGAGCATGGGGGTGAGAACACCCTTGATTTGGCAAAAGAATATTCCAGAGAAGTTGTTGCACCAAGCCTTGGCAATGTCACTGGAAAAACCTATTTTTACGCCCATCCGATTGCTTTATTTCACGGTTCAGAACTGTATATCAACGGAGGGAATTATTACTATTCCCGTCAAGTCCGTTTTAATCTTTATTTGATTCGATTGCTGGGCTGGTTTTAG
- a CDS encoding ABC-2 family transporter protein, whose protein sequence is MTKYLHVTRQMLIVQLQYKSFFVASLISMLVKILVSLFVWKTIFASQSEVKGYTLATFTTYIIFANLLNGLNGFGIGQSLGSSIVKGTITGELLQPYSPITAIFFSDLGLKIIESVKFLLVLIVVPLVNSDFYLPDVKTWGLFLVTSILGIFMVQLMDLGFGLLSFYTVNTWGLFILREGLFNLSAGVLLPLSFYPAPIAKVLSFLPYSFAVNFPINILLGKEVDTSLFWVQLIWVPFLAVLMYVLWQRARKRLVIFGG, encoded by the coding sequence ATGACTAAGTATCTTCACGTGACGCGGCAGATGCTCATTGTGCAGCTGCAGTACAAGTCCTTTTTTGTGGCGTCGCTCATCTCTATGCTGGTGAAAATTCTCGTTTCCCTCTTTGTCTGGAAAACGATTTTTGCTTCCCAATCCGAGGTCAAGGGCTATACTCTTGCCACCTTTACCACCTATATCATCTTTGCCAATCTCTTGAATGGCTTAAATGGCTTTGGAATCGGACAAAGTCTAGGCAGCTCCATTGTCAAAGGAACGATTACAGGGGAATTACTCCAGCCCTATTCTCCCATTACGGCAATCTTTTTCAGCGACCTTGGACTGAAAATCATTGAAAGTGTCAAATTCCTGCTGGTCCTCATCGTCGTTCCCTTGGTCAATTCTGATTTTTACCTGCCTGATGTAAAAACATGGGGACTCTTTCTAGTAACCAGTATCCTCGGTATCTTTATGGTGCAGCTCATGGATTTGGGATTCGGACTGCTCTCTTTTTACACGGTCAACACCTGGGGACTCTTTATCTTACGGGAGGGACTTTTCAACCTGTCAGCAGGTGTCCTCTTGCCCTTGAGTTTCTATCCTGCACCGATTGCGAAAGTTCTCAGCTTTCTGCCCTACAGCTTTGCGGTCAATTTTCCCATCAACATCCTTTTGGGAAAAGAAGTAGACACCAGTCTCTTTTGGGTACAACTCATCTGGGTGCCCTTTCTAGCTGTGCTCATGTATGTCCTCTGGCAAAGAGCTCGGAAACGCTTGGTCATTTTTGGAGGGTAA
- a CDS encoding alpha/beta hydrolase, with product MRARYISIGVGAVILASLGWFFFTSKEELLDTKTYIQSETPTLFFHGYGSSANAEKHMTQSAQKAGVTKTIIRATVTPESEVLLDGELPKGAINPIVEVSYQDNRNTDYQQDARYAKAVVSKLQQTYGFKDMNMVGHSMGNMSILFYMLEYGSDEHLPKLQKQVNIANHVNGLEGRDLPANPTADTETGQPQEMSESYQKLLGLKEIFPQNQIEILNIYGDLGDESDGSVLNSSSRSLKYLVAEHAKYYEEQKITGKLAQHSQLHENPEVDALLIDFLWRK from the coding sequence ATGAGAGCTAGATATATCAGTATAGGAGTAGGAGCGGTGATACTGGCAAGTTTGGGCTGGTTCTTTTTCACTTCTAAAGAAGAGCTGCTAGATACCAAGACCTACATCCAATCAGAAACCCCTACTCTCTTTTTTCATGGCTATGGAAGTAGTGCCAATGCAGAAAAGCACATGACTCAATCGGCTCAAAAAGCGGGTGTTACAAAGACCATTATCCGAGCAACCGTGACGCCAGAAAGTGAAGTGCTACTGGATGGGGAGCTTCCAAAAGGCGCTATCAATCCTATCGTTGAAGTGAGCTACCAAGACAATCGGAATACTGATTACCAGCAAGATGCTCGCTATGCCAAGGCAGTGGTGAGTAAGTTGCAGCAAACGTATGGTTTTAAAGACATGAACATGGTCGGCCATTCCATGGGCAATATGTCGATTTTGTTTTATATGCTTGAGTATGGAAGTGATGAGCATTTGCCAAAGCTTCAAAAGCAGGTCAATATTGCCAACCATGTCAATGGCTTAGAAGGCAGAGACTTACCAGCTAATCCGACAGCTGACACAGAGACAGGACAGCCACAGGAAATGAGTGAGAGCTATCAGAAGTTGTTAGGACTAAAGGAAATTTTCCCTCAGAATCAGATTGAGATTCTCAATATCTATGGAGATTTGGGAGATGAGAGTGATGGCTCTGTTTTAAATAGCTCTTCTCGTAGTCTGAAATACCTAGTAGCGGAGCATGCTAAGTATTATGAGGAACAAAAAATCACAGGCAAATTAGCCCAGCATAGTCAACTTCATGAAAATCCAGAAGTGGATGCGCTCTTGATTGACTTTTTATGGCGAAAATAA
- the glyA gene encoding serine hydroxymethyltransferase, with product MIFDKEDYKAYDKELWDAISAEEKRQQHNIELIASENVVSKAVMAAQGSILTNKYAEGYPARRYYGGTECVDVVESLAIERAKEIFGAKFANVQPHSGSQANCAAYMALIEPGDTVMGMDLAAGGHLTHGAAVSFSGQTYNFVAYNVDQESGLLDYDAILEQAKEVQPKLIVAGASAYSRIIDFAKFREIADSVGAKLMVDMAHIAGLVAAGLHPNPVPHAHITTTTTHKTLRGPRGGLILTNDEDLAKKINSAIFPGIQGGPLEHVIAAKAVAFKEVLDPAFKDYAQKVIDNSKAMADVFLAHDKFRVITGGTDNHLFLVDVTQVVENGKVAQNLLDEVHITLNKNSIPFETLSPFKTSGIRIGSAAITARGFGVEEARKVAELTVKALENADNEAILEEVRKEVRALTDAFPLYEA from the coding sequence ATGATTTTTGATAAAGAAGATTACAAAGCTTACGATAAAGAACTATGGGATGCTATTTCCGCAGAAGAGAAACGCCAACAGCACAATATTGAGTTGATTGCCTCAGAAAACGTCGTGTCAAAAGCGGTTATGGCAGCACAAGGGTCTATCTTGACCAATAAATACGCAGAAGGCTACCCAGCTCGCCGTTACTACGGTGGTACGGAGTGCGTGGACGTCGTGGAAAGCCTTGCGATTGAGCGTGCAAAAGAAATCTTTGGTGCAAAATTTGCCAATGTCCAACCCCACTCTGGTAGCCAAGCTAACTGCGCAGCCTATATGGCCTTGATTGAGCCAGGCGATACCGTTATGGGAATGGACTTAGCAGCTGGTGGACACTTGACCCACGGGGCTGCTGTCAGCTTTTCTGGTCAGACCTACAATTTTGTCGCGTATAATGTTGATCAGGAATCAGGCTTGCTCGACTACGATGCCATTTTAGAACAAGCCAAAGAAGTGCAACCAAAACTCATCGTTGCAGGGGCTTCTGCCTATTCTCGCATTATTGATTTTGCTAAATTCCGTGAGATTGCAGATAGCGTTGGCGCAAAACTTATGGTCGATATGGCGCATATCGCTGGGCTTGTCGCAGCAGGTTTGCATCCAAATCCAGTACCGCATGCTCATATCACGACCACAACGACCCACAAGACCCTTCGTGGACCTCGTGGTGGCTTGATTTTGACCAATGATGAAGACTTGGCGAAGAAAATCAATTCTGCTATCTTCCCTGGTATCCAAGGTGGACCGCTTGAGCATGTCATTGCAGCAAAAGCAGTTGCTTTTAAAGAAGTTTTAGACCCTGCCTTTAAAGACTACGCTCAAAAAGTTATCGACAACAGCAAGGCGATGGCAGATGTCTTTCTAGCGCATGATAAATTCCGTGTCATTACAGGTGGAACAGACAATCACCTCTTCCTTGTCGATGTGACTCAGGTTGTTGAAAATGGGAAAGTAGCGCAAAATCTCTTGGATGAAGTCCATATCACCTTGAACAAAAACTCTATTCCATTTGAAACTTTGTCACCATTTAAGACAAGCGGTATCCGCATTGGTTCTGCAGCCATTACTGCCCGTGGATTTGGTGTGGAAGAAGCCCGTAAAGTGGCAGAATTAACGGTGAAAGCCTTAGAAAATGCGGACAATGAAGCAATTCTTGAGGAAGTACGTAAGGAAGTGCGTGCTCTTACAGATGCATTCCCGCTCTATGAGGCATAA
- a CDS encoding SDR family NAD(P)-dependent oxidoreductase, with product MMRFIMITGATSGIGKAIAYAFAKNGDNLVLTGRRVEKLQEIQADLVEKYGIEVFYYPMDVTQVEQVTAICERILKEVPQVDVLVNNAGLALGLEKFQDYDVADMVTMLDTNVKGLLYVTRQILPSMVANDHGHVINIGSTAGIYAYAGAAVYAATKSAVKVLSDGIRIDTIDKNIKVTTIQPGIVETDFSQVRFHGDKDRAASVYQGIDALQAEDIAESVLFVANQPRHVQISDMTIMATKQATGFMIHRDV from the coding sequence ATCATGCGATTTATTATGATTACCGGTGCGACAAGCGGGATTGGGAAAGCCATTGCTTACGCATTTGCCAAAAACGGAGATAACTTAGTTCTTACCGGACGAAGAGTGGAAAAACTGCAAGAAATTCAGGCAGATTTAGTCGAAAAGTATGGCATTGAGGTTTTCTATTACCCAATGGATGTGACGCAAGTAGAGCAAGTGACAGCCATTTGCGAGCGCATTTTAAAGGAAGTGCCACAGGTTGATGTGTTGGTCAATAATGCAGGCCTAGCACTAGGGCTTGAAAAGTTCCAAGATTATGACGTGGCGGATATGGTCACTATGCTGGATACCAATGTCAAGGGATTGCTTTATGTGACTCGTCAGATCTTGCCAAGTATGGTGGCTAATGATCACGGGCATGTTATCAATATTGGCTCTACTGCGGGGATTTATGCCTATGCAGGTGCGGCAGTTTATGCGGCGACCAAGTCAGCAGTCAAGGTCTTGAGTGATGGTATTCGCATTGATACCATTGATAAGAATATCAAGGTCACAACTATTCAGCCAGGAATTGTGGAGACGGATTTTAGTCAAGTTCGTTTTCACGGCGATAAAGATCGAGCAGCGAGCGTTTACCAAGGGATTGATGCCTTACAGGCAGAAGATATTGCTGAGAGTGTCTTATTTGTTGCCAATCAACCTCGCCATGTGCAGATTTCAGATATGACCATCATGGCGACGAAACAAGCCACAGGCTTTATGATTCATCGAGATGTCTAA
- a CDS encoding ABC-2 family transporter protein, which translates to MKRYTRLYYYNIKSFLIAAMSYRMDFFIGLLSSLMEQMVYLIFLNVLFGNIKEIAGFSYGQMLFIYGISTIGRSVHLIFFDNLWMFGSRYIRDGEFERLMIMPVNPLFQLIAERVQLQGVGTTIIGIIATSKAYQLLDLHWNLGELALFVLSCICIGLLYAAIQLGPTALAFWIIESFPITVGIFSLNQMAQYPIKIYPITMQILLTFVFPYAFTSYFPALHFLKISTIGLFLPLVVLIIFALNYTLFKHGMKKFNSVGN; encoded by the coding sequence ATGAAACGATATACAAGACTTTATTATTACAATATCAAGTCCTTTCTGATTGCCGCCATGTCCTACCGCATGGACTTCTTTATCGGGCTTTTGTCCTCTCTCATGGAACAAATGGTCTATCTCATTTTCCTCAATGTCCTCTTTGGAAATATCAAGGAAATTGCAGGTTTTTCATACGGACAAATGCTCTTTATCTACGGAATTTCAACCATTGGGCGGTCGGTGCATCTGATTTTCTTTGATAATCTTTGGATGTTTGGTAGTCGCTATATCCGCGACGGAGAGTTTGAGCGCCTGATGATTATGCCTGTCAATCCTCTCTTTCAACTGATTGCTGAGCGGGTTCAGTTGCAGGGAGTTGGCACCACCATCATCGGAATCATCGCAACGAGTAAGGCCTATCAGCTACTAGACCTCCATTGGAATCTTGGTGAGCTCGCCTTATTTGTCCTCAGCTGTATCTGTATCGGTCTCCTCTATGCCGCTATCCAGCTAGGCCCGACTGCACTTGCCTTTTGGATTATCGAGTCCTTCCCCATTACCGTGGGAATTTTCTCCCTCAACCAAATGGCCCAATACCCTATTAAGATTTACCCCATCACCATGCAAATCCTGCTGACCTTTGTCTTCCCCTACGCCTTTACCTCCTACTTCCCAGCCCTACACTTCCTCAAGATTAGCACAATCGGCCTCTTCCTCCCCCTCGTCGTCCTCATCATCTTTGCGCTTAACTACACCCTCTTCAAACACGGCATGAAAAAATTCAACAGTGTAGGGAATTGA
- a CDS encoding nucleoid-associated protein yields the protein MDLYIKKAIIHQFSPEDTELNLADKYLNITPKIEEYLRKKIERVYSDEAKTGVFEAENIFLADISEDLLETSVTIAKRWQEEFTISENQKTNDLIFVQFDKEGIQHFAFLRISLRETLTHLGGEADNPIKLTQNNLPGFGSSPDEGLVVNLTSRKYHLIEKRIKYNGAFLNYFSENLLQVNPKISPQKSIKEIEKTAQKIAESFQADDFQFQSKVKSSIFKNLEENDSLSPEQLANDLFDDNLTARLQFVDRVKESIPEPISFEEIDSSRQKKKFENQKLSLSNGIELIVPTNIYEDAESVEFIQNDNGTYSILIKNIEDITSK from the coding sequence ATGGATTTGTATATTAAAAAGGCGATTATTCATCAATTTTCTCCAGAAGATACAGAATTAAACTTGGCAGATAAATATCTGAATATTACGCCCAAAATCGAAGAATACCTCCGCAAGAAGATTGAGCGGGTTTATTCTGACGAAGCTAAAACAGGTGTTTTCGAGGCTGAAAACATCTTTTTAGCCGATATTTCAGAAGATTTGCTGGAAACATCTGTGACCATTGCCAAGCGCTGGCAGGAAGAGTTTACTATTAGCGAAAATCAGAAAACCAATGATTTGATTTTTGTGCAGTTTGATAAGGAAGGCATTCAGCATTTTGCTTTCTTACGGATTTCTTTACGAGAAACCTTGACCCATCTAGGGGGTGAGGCTGATAATCCAATTAAGCTGACGCAGAACAATCTTCCAGGTTTTGGCTCTAGCCCTGATGAAGGTTTGGTGGTCAATTTAACCAGTCGAAAATACCACTTGATTGAAAAGCGAATCAAGTATAATGGGGCTTTTTTGAACTATTTCTCAGAAAATCTGCTGCAGGTCAATCCTAAAATATCTCCGCAAAAGTCAATCAAGGAAATTGAAAAAACAGCTCAGAAGATTGCTGAGAGTTTTCAAGCCGATGACTTTCAATTTCAATCTAAGGTCAAGTCTAGTATTTTTAAAAACTTGGAAGAAAATGATAGCTTATCGCCAGAGCAGTTGGCAAATGACCTTTTTGATGATAATTTGACTGCTCGCTTGCAGTTTGTGGACCGTGTCAAGGAGAGCATTCCAGAGCCGATTAGCTTTGAGGAGATTGATAGTAGTCGTCAGAAGAAAAAATTTGAAAATCAGAAACTGTCTTTGTCAAATGGGATTGAGCTGATTGTGCCAACCAATATTTACGAAGATGCAGAGTCTGTGGAATTTATCCAAAATGACAATGGAACCTACTCCATTTTGATCAAAAATATAGAAGATATCACAAGTAAGTAA
- a CDS encoding ATP-binding cassette domain-containing protein: MIEAHHLSKTYAIVDKKAGLLGAIQSFFRPQKRYIPAVKDISLSVQKGEIIGYIGSNGSGKSTTIKMLTGVLYPDEGQVLINGLEPSKARIAVNRQIGVLFGQKSHLKWDIPVIESFFLHAKIYDVPDAIYQERLKRLTELLELKDILNQPVRNLSLGQRVKCEFAAIFLHQPAVVFLDEPTIGLDASVKELIRDFIRTMNQEFQTTFLITSHDMQDIESLCERIVIIDKGQKVYDGSLTHLKENFSKVKTIAFTTHTAIEAPLTAPHLEWVQLDSHQFEIHYQTAHLSNAQIIQLAFEQYAINDVTMKEITIEQIVKRIYEEGLYD; encoded by the coding sequence ATGATTGAAGCACATCATTTATCAAAAACTTACGCGATTGTGGATAAGAAGGCTGGTTTACTAGGGGCGATTCAGTCTTTTTTCCGTCCCCAAAAGCGCTATATTCCAGCTGTTAAGGACATTTCCCTCTCGGTGCAGAAAGGGGAAATCATCGGCTACATCGGCTCGAACGGAAGCGGTAAATCAACCACTATTAAAATGCTGACGGGTGTCCTCTATCCTGACGAGGGGCAGGTTTTAATCAACGGTCTGGAGCCGTCCAAAGCTCGGATAGCGGTCAATCGACAGATTGGGGTCTTATTCGGCCAAAAATCGCACCTCAAATGGGATATTCCTGTCATCGAATCCTTCTTTCTCCATGCCAAGATTTACGATGTCCCAGATGCCATTTACCAAGAACGCCTCAAGCGGCTGACTGAACTTTTGGAATTAAAAGATATTCTCAACCAACCCGTTCGTAACCTCTCCCTTGGCCAGCGGGTCAAGTGTGAATTTGCGGCTATTTTCCTCCACCAACCTGCTGTGGTCTTTTTGGATGAGCCGACCATTGGGCTCGATGCCAGCGTCAAGGAGCTGATTCGCGACTTTATCCGCACTATGAATCAGGAATTTCAAACTACCTTTCTCATCACTTCCCATGATATGCAGGACATCGAAAGCCTCTGCGAGCGGATTGTGATTATTGATAAGGGGCAAAAAGTCTATGACGGAAGCCTGACGCACTTAAAAGAGAATTTCTCCAAGGTCAAAACTATCGCCTTTACCACACATACGGCTATCGAAGCGCCACTCACAGCACCACATTTGGAGTGGGTGCAGCTGGATTCACATCAGTTTGAGATTCATTACCAGACGGCACACCTCAGCAATGCCCAAATCATCCAGCTTGCCTTTGAACAGTATGCTATTAACGATGTGACCATGAAAGAGATTACGATTGAGCAGATTGTCAAGCGCATTTACGAGGAGGGACTGTATGACTAA
- the prmC gene encoding peptide chain release factor N(5)-glutamine methyltransferase, whose translation MKLAQLLEELEEKLLEVGEEPESLSFTYRTLEGLTFTDFVLRLRLDVNSQEEEKIRAIFEQLQTHRPAQYIIGKADFHGLSLQVDERVLIPRPETEELVDLILAENTEEDLKVLDIGTGSGAIAIAMAHGKPSWEVVASDISLDALDLAKSNAKAHELSISFLHSDCLDAITGKYDIIVSNPPYISRDDEAEVGKNVLASEPHLALFADHDGYAIYQRLAQDTKEYLTERGKIYLEIGYKQGEQVRQLFQAVFPDKRVRVLKDQFGQDRMVVVDDGQDR comes from the coding sequence ATGAAACTGGCTCAACTGTTAGAGGAACTGGAAGAGAAATTACTAGAAGTAGGAGAAGAGCCAGAAAGTTTGTCCTTTACTTATCGAACTTTGGAAGGCTTGACTTTTACAGACTTTGTCTTGCGATTACGTTTAGACGTCAACTCGCAGGAAGAAGAGAAGATTCGCGCGATTTTTGAGCAATTACAAACGCACAGACCTGCCCAGTATATCATTGGAAAAGCAGATTTTCACGGTCTATCCTTACAAGTCGATGAGCGCGTGCTGATTCCTCGTCCTGAGACTGAAGAGTTGGTTGACTTGATTCTAGCTGAAAATACGGAAGAAGATCTTAAGGTGCTGGATATTGGCACAGGGAGTGGCGCGATTGCGATTGCGATGGCTCATGGGAAACCAAGCTGGGAGGTCGTTGCCTCAGACATTTCCCTTGATGCGCTAGATTTGGCAAAAAGCAATGCTAAAGCGCATGAGCTGTCGATTTCTTTTCTTCACTCAGACTGTTTGGATGCGATTACAGGTAAGTATGATATTATCGTGTCCAATCCGCCTTATATCTCTCGAGACGACGAGGCAGAAGTGGGAAAAAATGTTTTAGCCTCAGAACCGCACCTAGCCTTGTTTGCTGACCATGATGGTTATGCCATTTACCAGCGCTTAGCCCAAGATACGAAAGAATACTTGACAGAACGAGGAAAAATTTACTTAGAAATTGGCTATAAGCAAGGGGAGCAAGTGAGACAGCTTTTTCAAGCAGTCTTCCCAGACAAGCGTGTTCGAGTCCTCAAAGACCAATTTGGACAAGATAGAATGGTGGTGGTAGATGATGGACAAGATCGCTAA
- a CDS encoding L-threonylcarbamoyladenylate synthase yields the protein MDKIAKTLETGGAVVLPTETVYGLFGRALDEEAVKRVYQLKQRPLDKAMNLNVASLADILAFSQNQPAYLDKLFQAFLPGPLTIILQANEQVPHWVNSGMTTVGFRVPSHPVTLDFIKTFGPLIGPSANISGKTSGVLFDQIMADFHSEVIGVKDDAFLTGQDSTILDLSGEKAQILRQGAITKEALLKAVPEIRF from the coding sequence ATGGACAAGATCGCTAAGACCTTGGAAACAGGTGGAGCCGTGGTATTGCCGACGGAGACAGTTTATGGTTTGTTTGGACGAGCGTTAGACGAAGAAGCTGTCAAGCGTGTTTATCAGCTTAAGCAGCGGCCATTGGATAAAGCTATGAATTTGAATGTGGCGAGTTTAGCGGACATTCTAGCCTTTTCTCAGAATCAGCCAGCTTATCTCGATAAACTCTTCCAAGCTTTTTTACCGGGTCCCTTGACCATTATTTTACAAGCAAATGAACAAGTGCCGCACTGGGTGAATTCGGGCATGACAACTGTCGGTTTTCGAGTTCCAAGTCACCCAGTAACACTGGACTTCATAAAAACATTTGGGCCTTTGATTGGACCGTCTGCCAATATTTCTGGCAAGACCAGCGGTGTCTTGTTTGACCAGATTATGGCAGATTTTCATAGCGAGGTGATTGGAGTAAAAGATGATGCATTTCTGACTGGGCAAGATTCCACCATTTTGGACTTGTCAGGGGAAAAAGCCCAGATTTTACGCCAAGGCGCTATTACCAAGGAAGCATTGTTAAAAGCTGTACCTGAAATTCGTTTTTAG
- a CDS encoding DUF1002 domain-containing protein: MRLKKTVALAGLLGLTMVNLPLVSADTSVQKVIDEAYVQPEYVLGYSLDETQQGQTLDLLGYNSEKDTKALKTMTPDIYAGIMNVANDPSLQLYSSVKIQKLGNNKPLEVKIVTPQNITKVTEDMYRNAAVTLGVEHASITVAAPIAVTGESALAGIYYSLEDNGAQVPQENKELAQEELSTLSSINAENTGKEGYDEDKLNVALADIKSSVAKAKQENSNLTEADVRKIVEDTLKNYDLSKIVTADQINLIVNFAVNLSNSGVITNSDFIKTLDSLKDSIVSKAGDTFKNINLNFDANQALEEGGNFLSNIWNAIVDFFKGLISG, encoded by the coding sequence ATGAGATTAAAGAAAACAGTAGCCTTAGCAGGATTGCTTGGCTTGACTATGGTAAATCTGCCACTTGTATCCGCAGATACTAGTGTTCAAAAGGTTATTGATGAGGCCTATGTGCAGCCTGAGTATGTGCTGGGCTACTCTCTGGACGAAACGCAGCAAGGTCAAACCTTGGACTTACTGGGGTATAATAGTGAAAAGGACACCAAGGCACTAAAAACCATGACACCAGATATTTATGCTGGGATTATGAATGTGGCAAATGATCCGAGTTTACAGCTCTATTCATCGGTGAAAATCCAAAAATTAGGCAATAATAAGCCTTTGGAAGTCAAGATTGTAACCCCACAAAATATCACCAAGGTTACAGAAGATATGTACCGCAATGCGGCAGTAACCTTGGGTGTAGAGCATGCATCAATTACCGTAGCGGCACCTATTGCCGTGACAGGCGAAAGCGCGCTTGCAGGGATTTATTACTCTTTGGAGGATAATGGCGCGCAAGTGCCACAAGAAAATAAAGAATTGGCACAGGAAGAATTGTCCACCTTATCAAGCATCAATGCGGAAAATACAGGAAAAGAAGGCTATGATGAGGATAAGCTAAATGTCGCTCTAGCGGACATTAAATCCTCTGTCGCTAAGGCTAAGCAAGAAAATAGCAATTTGACTGAAGCTGATGTTCGCAAAATTGTCGAAGATACCTTGAAAAACTATGACCTTAGCAAGATTGTCACAGCCGATCAAATCAATCTTATTGTTAATTTTGCGGTCAATCTTTCAAACAGTGGAGTGATTACCAATAGTGATTTTATCAAGACGCTTGATAGCTTAAAAGACAGCATTGTCTCAAAAGCAGGTGATACCTTTAAAAATATTAATTTGAACTTTGATGCCAATCAAGCTTTAGAAGAGGGTGGCAATTTCCTAAGCAATATCTGGAATGCCATTGTTGATTTCTTTAAAGGATTGATTAGTGGCTAA